The following are encoded in a window of Amphibacillus xylanus NBRC 15112 genomic DNA:
- a CDS encoding YslB family protein: MQRNIEQIDKIVNEIETTGSGYDLLRYVALPDLLGKDAPLILYVMGKNLARAQSFESIDQISEFFKKVGWGTLELIKEKRAEHIFKLQTRVITERHRLGIATDYRLEAGFLAAAMEQILSFQCECVDEEKPRKNFVELRVQHYR; this comes from the coding sequence ATGCAAAGAAATATTGAACAGATAGATAAAATCGTAAATGAAATCGAAACGACGGGCTCAGGTTATGATTTGTTAAGGTATGTTGCTTTGCCTGATCTGCTTGGAAAGGATGCTCCTCTTATCCTATATGTTATGGGTAAGAATTTAGCACGTGCACAGTCATTTGAGTCGATTGACCAGATTAGTGAGTTTTTTAAAAAAGTTGGTTGGGGAACTTTGGAGCTAATTAAAGAAAAAAGAGCAGAGCACATCTTTAAATTACAGACACGCGTGATCACAGAACGACACCGCTTAGGCATTGCAACAGATTATCGACTAGAGGCTGGCTTTTTAGCTGCGGCGATGGAGCAAATTCTCTCCTTTCAGTGTGAATGTGTTGACGAAGAAAAACCTCGAAAAAATTTCGTAGAATTACGCGTTCAGCACTACCGTTAA
- a CDS encoding helix-turn-helix domain-containing protein — protein sequence MTARRGLDLKEHDYKPKQILTKREKEVFELLVQDKTTKDIADELFISQKTVRNHISNTIQKLGVKGRAQAVVELLRMGELKL from the coding sequence ATGACAGCAAGGAGGGGTCTAGACTTGAAAGAACACGACTACAAGCCGAAGCAAATATTAACGAAACGTGAGAAAGAAGTTTTCGAATTACTCGTACAAGATAAAACGACGAAAGATATTGCAGATGAACTATTCATATCCCAAAAAACTGTAAGAAATCACATTTCTAATACAATTCAGAAACTTGGTGTAAAGGGGCGAGCGCAAGCTGTTGTTGAGCTTTTGCGTATGGGAGAGCTAAAGCTCTAA
- a CDS encoding MarR family winged helix-turn-helix transcriptional regulator, with protein MIERNIRYINGIIKHKGREILKDYSITTPQFIALQWLLEEGDLTIGELSHKLNLAFSTTTDLIDRMERNKLVERKRDEKDRRVVRIHLLPVGHKIICEVIKMRQIYLSEVLSDVATDKVDMLDELLKILLEKMKKDLENK; from the coding sequence ATGATAGAGCGAAATATACGATACATAAACGGTATAATAAAACATAAAGGTAGAGAGATTTTAAAAGACTATTCGATTACGACACCACAGTTTATTGCATTACAGTGGTTACTAGAAGAAGGAGATCTGACAATCGGTGAATTGTCGCACAAATTAAATTTAGCTTTTAGCACGACAACGGACTTAATAGATCGAATGGAGCGGAATAAGTTAGTTGAACGTAAACGAGATGAGAAAGATCGACGTGTTGTAAGAATTCATCTCTTACCAGTCGGACATAAAATTATTTGTGAAGTGATAAAAATGCGCCAAATTTACTTAAGTGAGGTACTATCAGATGTAGCAACTGATAAGGTGGATATGCTCGATGAATTATTAAAAATTTTACTAGAAAAAATGAAAAAAGATCTTGAAAATAAATAG
- the racE gene encoding glutamate racemase, which yields MDQPIGVIDSGVGGLTVARELMRQLPKEQIIYLGDTLRCPYGSRPEQEVIQFTLEMVDFLMQKKIKLLVIACNTATAFTLDLLKEKLDIPVIGVIQPGARAAIKVTKTKEVAVIGTEGTIKSEAYPQALQQISSKISVSSLACPQFVPLVERGDFSSHEMKEVVSESLASLKQVKNLDTLILGCTHYPIISDQIQLEMGNQVQIISSGEETAREVSTILSYNQLAYRGDRQPQHEFFTTGSAQLFQQIANVWMDEPVENVKHVVINQTIDNK from the coding sequence TTGGATCAACCAATAGGAGTGATTGATTCAGGGGTTGGTGGTCTAACTGTAGCTCGTGAATTAATGCGTCAATTACCAAAAGAACAGATTATTTATTTAGGCGATACGCTTCGCTGTCCGTATGGTTCACGACCGGAACAAGAAGTGATTCAGTTTACATTAGAAATGGTAGACTTTTTAATGCAAAAGAAGATTAAGTTACTCGTAATCGCGTGTAACACAGCAACTGCATTTACATTAGACTTATTAAAGGAAAAGCTGGATATTCCGGTAATTGGTGTTATTCAACCGGGTGCTAGGGCAGCAATTAAGGTGACAAAGACAAAAGAAGTTGCAGTCATTGGGACTGAAGGGACGATTAAAAGTGAAGCATATCCACAGGCGCTTCAACAAATTTCATCGAAGATTTCTGTTAGTAGCTTAGCTTGTCCTCAATTTGTCCCGTTAGTAGAACGTGGAGATTTTTCAAGTCATGAAATGAAAGAAGTTGTCAGCGAATCATTAGCTTCGTTAAAGCAGGTAAAGAATCTTGATACATTGATACTAGGCTGTACTCATTACCCGATTATTTCTGATCAGATTCAATTAGAGATGGGTAACCAAGTTCAAATTATTTCTTCAGGTGAAGAAACAGCTCGAGAAGTGAGTACGATACTATCTTATAACCAGTTGGCGTATCGAGGTGATCGACAGCCTCAGCATGAATTTTTCACTACAGGATCCGCTCAACTGTTTCAACAAATCGCAAATGTTTGGATGGATGAACCGGTGGAAAATGTTAAACACGTCGTCATTAATCAAACTATTGATAACAAGTAG
- a CDS encoding GerMN domain-containing protein, with protein sequence MNIRVLTKRTMQLLLIVATLFFVIGCNSSKEDDLEDMDAPQDLVEDELTEDSEEDASDLSAETVSRRLYLLSKEGVVVPHTFELPKLETNEVAAQAVEYLVEGGPITNLLPNGFEAVLPAGTEVLGLNLEEDGTLVVDLSEEFLEYDGSKEQQIIQAMTYTLTEFDSVERVKLWVNGFEQNSMPVNGTPIRDGYSRANGINILDTDAVDLINSEAVTIYYPAQMGANMYYVPVTQHIESDDLNRGIVEALLSGPTYESKLLHVFNPNIELIDVSVTDEGIMTIEFTEEILADVNEAYIADEVIETLVLTLTDLPDVNGVSISVENVEQIFNEHGIPYSEPVTRESFVPTGRF encoded by the coding sequence ATGAATATACGAGTACTAACGAAACGAACGATGCAACTTTTATTAATTGTCGCTACTTTATTTTTTGTTATAGGGTGTAATTCATCAAAGGAAGACGACTTAGAGGATATGGATGCACCGCAAGATTTGGTAGAGGACGAGCTGACTGAGGATTCGGAGGAGGATGCGTCTGATTTATCAGCTGAAACTGTTTCACGAAGACTGTATTTGTTAAGTAAAGAAGGAGTAGTGGTACCTCATACATTTGAGTTACCAAAACTAGAAACAAATGAAGTTGCTGCGCAAGCTGTTGAATATTTAGTAGAAGGTGGACCGATTACGAATCTATTACCTAACGGCTTTGAAGCTGTATTGCCTGCCGGTACTGAAGTACTTGGTTTGAATTTAGAGGAAGATGGTACATTAGTAGTCGATTTGTCTGAAGAGTTTTTAGAGTATGATGGCTCTAAGGAACAACAAATTATTCAAGCGATGACGTATACACTTACGGAATTTGATAGTGTAGAACGTGTGAAGTTATGGGTGAATGGATTTGAGCAAAATTCAATGCCTGTAAATGGAACGCCAATTCGCGACGGCTATAGTCGTGCAAATGGAATTAATATTCTTGATACAGACGCAGTCGATTTAATTAATAGTGAGGCAGTTACAATCTATTACCCAGCGCAAATGGGTGCAAACATGTACTATGTTCCAGTTACGCAACATATTGAGTCTGATGATTTAAATCGTGGTATCGTTGAAGCACTACTAAGTGGACCGACTTATGAATCAAAATTACTTCATGTGTTTAATCCGAATATCGAGTTAATCGATGTGAGCGTTACAGATGAAGGAATTATGACAATTGAGTTTACTGAGGAAATCTTAGCTGATGTAAATGAAGCTTATATTGCTGATGAAGTAATTGAAACATTAGTTTTAACTTTAACGGATTTACCTGATGTAAATGGTGTTTCTATTAGTGTTGAGAATGTTGAACAAATTTTTAATGAACACGGCATTCCATATAGTGAACCAGTCACACGCGAGTCATTTGTTCCTACTGGTCGTTTCTAA